From the genome of Deltaproteobacteria bacterium:
GTCAACTGCGCCAACACGGTAAGTGTCGGTCGTAATCAAGCCAACTTTCTGCTTTCGAATAAGGCTAGCATTGGCCGCCAACTTAGCGAGTGTCGTCGTTTTACCCGCGCCCGTTGGGCCAACAACTGCAACGACTTTGTTACGAGCTGGTCCACTGTAACGCTCAGTGTCGAGAATATCACCCATCACCTCTGTAATGGCCTGCATTTGAAGCGATGTTCCAGACCGCGCCGCAACTTCATTGTCAGCGGCCAGGCGCTCAAAACGGCGATGGCAGCGAGCAACGATTCGTTGACGAAACTCAGGGTCAACATCTGCGCTGTCCAGGATACAAGTAAACCAATCCTGAGTACCGCCAACACTCTTAATTGAGTAAGCTGCCAGAATTTCACGCACACCTTCAAGTTGGTCTACGAGCATTTCCCGGGCCGACTCGAATTCTTCAGTGCGTAAATCTTCACGCAATCCTCTGATTTCGTTACGGAGCGTCTTAAGTCGCACATCGAAAACATCGCTGTTGTTCGCATCACGAGCGGCATTCGCTTGAAATCCAGCCGCTGCTGCCGCTGCCGCAGGATTCACATCATCAACTGCAGCAGTTACCTCAATCTCCGCCGGACCAAACATACCTTTGGTGCGAATCTGCCGAGAACCAAACACAATCGCGTCTGAACCCAGTTCTTCTTTAACTTTTACCAATGCATCCTGCATATCTTTTGCGATGAACTTCTTAACTTGCATTTTACGCCGCCCCTCTCAATTGACCATCAATGGCCCCACCAACAACACCAATCGTCTGTAGATTGGCATCTGACTCAATTTCGCGAAAACTAAGAACACTAATACCAGGTATATGACGTCCTACGAACATCATCACCGAGCGTCGAATATCAGCCGGAACAACGACTACCGGCATTCCTTCAGTACCTGGCAAAGTGCTTACACTGTGCTGGAACTGGTCGAGCATACCCTGAAGTTCCTCTGCATTGAGGACTCCGCCACTGGCTGGGTTTTGCAGGCGCCGGAAAATCATCTCAACTGGAGGAGATAGAACCAGTGCTGAGACGTTGCCGGCGCTGTCTAAGAAGCTTGCAGTCAACTGCTTAGACAGTCTTTGTCGCACAACCTCTGTAAGCTGATCTGGGTCTTTAATATCGTCACCAAAATCAGCAAGAGTTTCAAGAATCGTTCTGAAATCTCGAATTGAGATACGTTCGGAGAGAAGATTTCGAAGAACCTTAATCACCTGACCAGGCTGCAAGATATTGGGGATAAGTTCCTCAATAACCTTTTCATTCTCTCGGCTGTGAAGCTCAATGAGCTCGGCAAATTCACGTCGACCAATCAACAAGTGGCAGTTTCGAGCGAGCAATTCACCTAGATGTGTCGCTGCGACTGTCGCGGCATCAACAACCGTGTAACCCATAAGCTCAGCGCGTTCAGAGTCCGCTTGTGAAATCCACTTAGCAGGCAACCCAAACGCCGGTTCGGTCGTTCCTTCACCGTTTAACTCTGGCATCCCACCGCTGGGGTTCATTGCCAGCATCGCACCAACCTGCAAAACTCCCGCGCCAATGTTGTTTCCGCACAACATGACACGATACTCACCTGGGCGTAATTGCAAGTTGTCACGCATATGAATCGGCGGAACAACAACACCCAAATCTTGTGCAAGCTGCTTACGGATACCGTTGATACGACCAAGCAGCGCGCCATCACGATTACCATCCACAAGCGGAACCAACTCGTATCCCACTTCGACTTCCAAGAGGTCTACAGGCAGTAGGCTCTCAAGTTCTTCTCGTTCTTTTTCACTCTTAGAAGACTGAGCTTCCTGCTGCTCCTCGAACTCTTCTTCTTCAGACGCGGTGTCATCACTTTTGAGACCCATGTAGGCCATGCCCGCTGCTAAGAGTAGAAATGGGACATGCGGCATTCCTGGCACAATACCCAGTGCTCCCAAAAAGACCGCAGAAAGGACCAACGGGCGCTTTGGACCTAATACTTGGTCCATAACCGTATCGCCCAATGCGCCGGGGGTCGATGTTCGAGTGACGATAACACCTGATGCAACACTCGTTAAAAGCGATGGTAGTTGTGAGGCCAAGCCATCACCAACGGTCAACATGGTATACGTTTTAGCGGCCTCAGCCACATCCATGTCTTGCTGCATGGTACCGATAATTAAGCCGCCGATGATATTAATGGCAGTAATGACCAGTCCCGCAATGGCATCACCGCGGACAAACTTTGCAGCACCATCCATTGCGCCAAAAAAGTTCGCTTCAGTTTGAATGTCTTCTCTTCGTTGCTTTGCTTCGGCTTCGGTTAAGGCACCTGCTGCTAGCTCGGCATCGATGGCCATCTGCTTGCCCGGCATCGCGTCCAAGGTAAAACGTGCTGATACTTCTGCAATTCGACCTGAGCCCTTGGTAATAACGACGAAGTTAATAATAACAAGGATAAGGAAGATAATGATACCGAGGACATAGTTGCCGCCAACGACAAACTCTCCGAAAGACTTAATGACTCGGCTCACTGCATCGGCGCCCTGGTCGCCCTTACTTAAAATTAACCGGGTCGAGGCAACGTTTAGCGAAAGTCTTACCAGCGTCAAAACAAGAAGAATCGATGGGAACGAACTTAAGTCGAGCGGCTTTTCAATGTTAAGCGATAGAATAAAAATCACCATCGCCGCGCTAATGCTGAATGAAAGCAGTAGATCCATAATGAAACTAGGCAGTGGGAGAATCATCACTGCAATCACGCCAACCATGGCGCCAGCAAAGAGGTTATCTGTACCGATGATCGAGAGCGGGCCTCTTCGTGCTGAGCCGCCTTGTGTGCGACCCGTTAGTTGCTTGGCTGCGTCACTCATGCTGCGCTCCGATTGTTTTTACCTTTACGGCGATAAACATGTGCCAAGACCAATGCGACCGCTTGATAGAGATCGGTTGGTACTTCGCCGCCCACTTTAACCTGGCGATACAGCGCACGGGCTAAAGGTGGTTGCGGAATCACTGGAATGTGATTCTGCCGTGCTATTGACCGAATCCGAGCAGCCTGCTCATCAACGCCTTTAGCGACTATTTTTGGAGCCGCCATATTTGAGCCGTCGTACTTGATTGCCACCGCATAGTGAGTTGGGTTAACAACCACTACGTCAGCTTCTGCAACATGCTTAACTGAACGAGAATCCACCAAGTCTCTAGCCATTTGCATCCGGCGGCCCTTCATTTTTGGGTCTCCCTCGGTGCTTTTATGCTCGTCCTTGATCTCCTTAAAGCTCATCTTCAACTGCTGCTCTGTTTCATACCAGTTAATGATGAAATCAATGATCGCGATAATCATGAATGCCACGCCGGCCTTCATAACCAGCTCCATTACGACGTCTTTAGCACCGTCAAGAATACTGCCGAGTGCATAAGCCTCGGCTGTGGTGTAGCCCTCGAGCCAGCCCCAGATAACATGAGCGCAAAGACCACCGACAACGACGATTTTAAAACAAGAAAAGAGAAATTGAGTCGCTGCTTTTTTGGTCAAAAGTAAATTTTTGATTCCCATAAGCGGATTGATCAGATTATCGAGATTCGGCTCAGATAGTTTCTCAAGATTAAAATAACCTTTTGACTGAGCAAGACCGAATGCAATGGCTACAACAAGACCAGTTACCATGACCGGCAAAGACGTTAGCATGTAAGTATCAGCCATCGCGTCATAGAGCGGAGCACCAATCGGCTGAGACAGGTCACCTAAGGTCTGCTGCATAAAGGCAGTCATGCTCACCGCGCTCTGGGTGAAATAGACCATGGAAGCTGCCACACCACCAACCAACAAGGACAGGGTGTTAAGGTCTTTGCTTTGTGCAAATTGACCCTTCTCGCGTGCTTCAGCACGCTTTTTCCCCGTGGGGGCTTCTTCCTTATCTTCGTCTGACTGATCCGACATTATCCAGCCACCGTCGACACTAAGTCCTCAAGACTTCTGTCAAAAAAGTTATGAATCGACCAGCCAACATTTGGTGCAAAAAGCAACAATGACCAAAATCCGATTCCAATCATAAAAGCGAAACCAAGCGCGAACACATTGAGCTGCGGCGCCACCCGGGTCAAAAGACCGAAGCAAAGCTGAGTGATAACTGAGACCACAATCAATGGCAGGCTAATAAGAAACCCTGCTTCAAGCATGGATGCACCGTTGTGCATTACGAGTCCCTCGATATCACCGCGAAATTCTGCGCCGCCAAGCGGCATCGTATGCAAGCTAAGCGCCAGGCCCCGAACAACTTGATGATGGCTTTCGGAAGTGAAGAACAAAACACCTGCCATGGTAAACATGATGTTCGTCACTGGGCCACTCTGCTCACGGCTCAATGGGTTTACTGTTTTCTGAAATCCAAAACCCATTTGAACGCCCGCAATTTCACCCGCAACCTCAACTGCACCCAGTGCAACCCGAACGAGCAAACCCATGAACACACCATTTAGGAAGTCCATGAAAATAGCGGGCAGAAGTTCTGCAGGAAGCGCCACAGGCGGCATCGAGACGAAAAGAGCGGTACTTAAAAGCACCACAAACATGGTTCTGAAAACCATCGGAGCCACTTCGAACGAGAAGAGTGGTAATGCTACCGCAACGCCGCCTACCCTTGCTAAAACAAGGCCGTACGAAATTGCGATACTTTCCATCCCGCTCAAATTCATCGATAAACTCCTGGTCCGAGTTCAACGATTCCTGCGAAAAGGTCGACTGTATAATTTACAAGCGTATCAATCATCCACGGACCCACGATAATCAGCGCGATGCCAATCGCGAAGATTTTGGGCACGAAGTTTAATGAAGCTTCCTGGATCTGGGTCGCGGCCATGAAGATGGCAACGATGAGACCCACAAAGATACCTATTCCCAATAACGGAAACGATATAACCGCCGCTAAGGTCAGCATCTCGTTTAATACCTGCATGACGTATTCAGAGTTCACCCGAAACTCCTAACGATTGAGCCGACCATGAGATTCCAACCATCAGCCAAGACAAAGAGCATCAGCTTCAAAGGCATACTCAAAAGCGCGGGAGGCAACATAACCAGACCCAAGGACATCGTTAAAGACGCCACGACCATGTCGAGTAATAGGAATGGGATAAATACGAGGAATCCCATTTCGAATGCCGTACGCAGCTCAGAGATGACGAATGCTGGAATCAGTAAGTGCATTTCCACGTCTGAAGGCTTGTCCGGCCGAGCTTCCTTGTTGATTTCGTAAAAAAGCATCAAATCGGCTTCACGAGTTTGCTTCAACATGAACTTACGCAGAGGAGTAATCGTCTGATAGAGGGCTTCCTTCGCCTCAATTTCGCCTTCCATGTATGGGCCTACGCCGCGCGTGTAGATGTCCTGACCCACTGGCCACATAATCGCGACGGTCAAAAACAAGGCTAATCCCATCAATACTTGCTGCGGAGGTGTCGTTTGGGTTCCCAAAGCGGTTTTAAGCAGCGAGAACACCACTACGATTCGAACAAAGCTGGTCATCGTAAGTAAAACGGTTGGTCCCAAGGTGATGAGCGTTAGAACGAAAATCATCTTCAAGGCCGCACCCATCTGAGTGTCGCTGTCGCCGTTGAGACTGATGTTGAAGTTTGAAGCTGCCGACGAGAGACTTGGAATCAAAAGAATCAGTGCGGTTGCGACAGAAATGAGTCCCGCCATCCGCGCCAGGCTTGTCGCTCCAGCCTTCTCAGCATTACGTACCGCCATGGTGTCAGCCCCGCTCTGCGATGCTGGCTCGTTGGTGGTTACTTGGTCGGAAATCTTCATATCTTATAGGTATGCAAGGGTTGTGCCCAAAGTTGAAAAAGCAGCCGATCGAACCTAAGTGATTGATTTATATAGCATTTATCTGTTCCAAACATAAAAAGAACCCTGCTTAGCTGAAAAATAACTCAAGATTTCCGCCAAGGTGCCGACGGAATGACGGGCCTTTGACGATCTGCTGGATTGGATGGGGAAAACAGGAATCATGCCGAGAGAAACTCGGCTAAATCGGTCCAGTTAAGGTTCCAGACCGGGCCTTGATGAGGCCAGACACAGAAGAGGCAGTGAGCTTACGGTTGCCTTGGGTGGCAATCTCGCAAACGGACGCGCCTTGACGCAGCTCACCTATCCGCTCACTGGGAACTTAGCCTAATTAGGCTGCCGCACCACTGCGATAGCGGTTAGCTAAATGACCGGCTAAGCCGCTTACGGCCATCTTGCTCTTGGTCGTACGCTTCTCACGCAGCTTTACCAAGCCCTCCAGGTCTTTCGACAA
Proteins encoded in this window:
- a CDS encoding EscU/YscU/HrcU family type III secretion system export apparatus switch protein, which translates into the protein MSDQSDEDKEEAPTGKKRAEAREKGQFAQSKDLNTLSLLVGGVAASMVYFTQSAVSMTAFMQQTLGDLSQPIGAPLYDAMADTYMLTSLPVMVTGLVVAIAFGLAQSKGYFNLEKLSEPNLDNLINPLMGIKNLLLTKKAATQFLFSCFKIVVVGGLCAHVIWGWLEGYTTAEAYALGSILDGAKDVVMELVMKAGVAFMIIAIIDFIINWYETEQQLKMSFKEIKDEHKSTEGDPKMKGRRMQMARDLVDSRSVKHVAEADVVVVNPTHYAVAIKYDGSNMAAPKIVAKGVDEQAARIRSIARQNHIPVIPQPPLARALYRQVKVGGEVPTDLYQAVALVLAHVYRRKGKNNRSAA
- the fliP gene encoding flagellar type III secretion system pore protein FliP (The bacterial flagellar biogenesis protein FliP forms a type III secretion system (T3SS)-type pore required for flagellar assembly.); the protein is MAVRNAEKAGATSLARMAGLISVATALILLIPSLSSAASNFNISLNGDSDTQMGAALKMIFVLTLITLGPTVLLTMTSFVRIVVVFSLLKTALGTQTTPPQQVLMGLALFLTVAIMWPVGQDIYTRGVGPYMEGEIEAKEALYQTITPLRKFMLKQTREADLMLFYEINKEARPDKPSDVEMHLLIPAFVISELRTAFEMGFLVFIPFLLLDMVVASLTMSLGLVMLPPALLSMPLKLMLFVLADGWNLMVGSIVRSFG
- the flhA gene encoding flagellar biosynthesis protein FlhA produces the protein MSDAAKQLTGRTQGGSARRGPLSIIGTDNLFAGAMVGVIAVMILPLPSFIMDLLLSFSISAAMVIFILSLNIEKPLDLSSFPSILLVLTLVRLSLNVASTRLILSKGDQGADAVSRVIKSFGEFVVGGNYVLGIIIFLILVIINFVVITKGSGRIAEVSARFTLDAMPGKQMAIDAELAAGALTEAEAKQRREDIQTEANFFGAMDGAAKFVRGDAIAGLVITAINIIGGLIIGTMQQDMDVAEAAKTYTMLTVGDGLASQLPSLLTSVASGVIVTRTSTPGALGDTVMDQVLGPKRPLVLSAVFLGALGIVPGMPHVPFLLLAAGMAYMGLKSDDTASEEEEFEEQQEAQSSKSEKEREELESLLPVDLLEVEVGYELVPLVDGNRDGALLGRINGIRKQLAQDLGVVVPPIHMRDNLQLRPGEYRVMLCGNNIGAGVLQVGAMLAMNPSGGMPELNGEGTTEPAFGLPAKWISQADSERAELMGYTVVDAATVAATHLGELLARNCHLLIGRREFAELIELHSRENEKVIEELIPNILQPGQVIKVLRNLLSERISIRDFRTILETLADFGDDIKDPDQLTEVVRQRLSKQLTASFLDSAGNVSALVLSPPVEMIFRRLQNPASGGVLNAEELQGMLDQFQHSVSTLPGTEGMPVVVVPADIRRSVMMFVGRHIPGISVLSFREIESDANLQTIGVVGGAIDGQLRGAA
- a CDS encoding flagellar biosynthetic protein FliR, whose product is MNLSGMESIAISYGLVLARVGGVAVALPLFSFEVAPMVFRTMFVVLLSTALFVSMPPVALPAELLPAIFMDFLNGVFMGLLVRVALGAVEVAGEIAGVQMGFGFQKTVNPLSREQSGPVTNIMFTMAGVLFFTSESHHQVVRGLALSLHTMPLGGAEFRGDIEGLVMHNGASMLEAGFLISLPLIVVSVITQLCFGLLTRVAPQLNVFALGFAFMIGIGFWSLLLFAPNVGWSIHNFFDRSLEDLVSTVAG
- the flhF gene encoding flagellar biosynthesis protein FlhF — translated: MQVKKFIAKDMQDALVKVKEELGSDAIVFGSRQIRTKGMFGPAEIEVTAAVDDVNPAAAAAAAGFQANAARDANNSDVFDVRLKTLRNEIRGLREDLRTEEFESAREMLVDQLEGVREILAAYSIKSVGGTQDWFTCILDSADVDPEFRQRIVARCHRRFERLAADNEVAARSGTSLQMQAITEVMGDILDTERYSGPARNKVVAVVGPTGAGKTTTLAKLAANASLIRKQKVGLITTDTYRVGAVDQLRHYADLIGVPLETVSTPEEFSYAMNRFARYDLVLVDTAGRNPGDQNQVADLRTMFRQYDVETHLVIPAATRQYEVNDILVRYHGLAPAALIFTKYDEARVFGAMVNAVMASDLPISFITMGQRVPEDITRPRPQAIARRIAESVLEFAGPSVGRTVETQEDQLTRMAG
- a CDS encoding flagellar biosynthetic protein FliQ, whose amino-acid sequence is MNSEYVMQVLNEMLTLAAVISFPLLGIGIFVGLIVAIFMAATQIQEASLNFVPKIFAIGIALIIVGPWMIDTLVNYTVDLFAGIVELGPGVYR